The following nucleotide sequence is from Devosia salina.
CCGACACCAGGAAGGCAATGACATCGGCCACGTCGGCCGCCTTGCCGCTTCTGCCGCCGGTCAGGGGAATGTCGCCCTCCGGAAATTCGACCGGTATGCCGGCCTTCCCGGCGTTTCGGTGCTCCGTATTGTCCTCGATGTCGCTCTCGATCGCCCCAGGACAGACCGCGTTGATGCGGATTTTTCGCCGGCCCAGTTCCAGCGCCAATTGCTTCACCATGGCCAATTGCCCTGCCTTGGTGGCCGAGTAGGCGCTGGCGCCGGGCGAGGTGAAGGTGCGCGTGCCATTGATGGAAGAGACCACGACAATCGCGCCCCCGCCCGCCGCTTCGAGCGCGGGCACGGTGTGGTGGATGGTGAGATAGGTGCCGCGCAGGTTGACCGAAATGGTCGTGTCCCATTCCTCCGGCGCCAGCTCCTCGATCGGGGCCCACACGCCATTGATCCCGGCATTGGCCACCACGATGTCGAGCCGCCCGAAATGCCCCAGCGTCTCGGCCACCAGCGCGCGCATTGCGCCGTCATCGGTGACATCGGCCACGCTGGCCTTGGCCTTGCCGCCGGCCTTTTCGATCTCGGCCGCTGTCGCGTCCACCTCTTCGCGGGTGCGGCTCATCACCACCACCGCCGCGCCGTCCCGCGCCAGCTTCAAGGCCGTCGCCTTGCCGATCCCCGATCCTGCGCCGGTGACCAGCGCGACCTTGCCGTCCAGAAATGTCATTGCCCGTTCTCCGCGTTGAGCAGGGCAAACGCAGAGAACGGGCAATGGTTGTGGTCAACGCGCTCGGTGTGCGGTCAGAGCCGCTTGGGATGATCGGCCTCGATGATCCCGTGCGTCAGGCTCCCGGTCACCGGATAGAGGGGAATGAGGCAGGCCTGCAGCGCATGGTAGAGGTCCGGCTTGCCCACGAACAGGCGCGATGTGGGCACCAGCTGTTCGGTCAGTTCGCTGTGCCAGCCGCCGCGCTCATGGTCGATCACATGGTTCTCCGCAAAGTCCCAGAGCTTGCGATACCATTTCTGGTAGAAGTCATCGCGATCATGGCCGCCGATAAAGGCTGCCGCGCCGATTGCCTCGGCCACCGGCCACCAGAGCTTTTCGCGCATGATCGGCTGGTTGTTCCAGTCCAGCGTATAGAAAAAGCCGCCATGCACCTTGTCCCAGCCCAGCTCGATCGCCTGGCGGAATAGCCCGCGCGCCGATTCCGGCATCCAGCTGCTTTCCTTGCGGGTCAGCACGAACAGCTGGAACAGGAGCCGCGACCATTCCAGCGCGTGCCCCGGCGTGGTCCCGGAGGGTCGGAACATTTCCGAGCCGAGATAATCCTTGTCGAGGCTCCAGTCCTCATGGAAGTGCTCGGCCACGCGATGATCGAGGCGTGCCGCATTGCGATTGATGATGAGGTCGGCGATCCGCGTGGCCTTGCGCAGATATTCCTTCTCGCCGGTGGCCTCATAGGCCGCCATCAGCGCTTCGGTCAGGTGCATGTTCGAGTTCTGGCCGCGATAGGTGCTGATCTGCCGCCAGTCATTGGCGAATTCCTCGCGCACCGCCCCGACCTTCTTGTCCCAGAAGCGTGTCTCGATCACCTCGGAGGCGTCGGCGATCACCTGGTCGGCCAGCGGGTGGCCGACGAGCTTGGCGCTCGATCCGGCGAGCAGCACGAAGGCGTGCCCATAGGCCTGCTTGCTGTCATCGACCGTGCCGTTGTCATCGAGCGACCAGACATAGCCGCCATGCCTCGTGTCCCGGTGCTTCTCCCAGAGATAGCGCATGCCATGGTCGATGATCTCGTCCGAACCGGGTCGCCCGATCAGGCTGCCGATCGTGGCACAGTGGATCATGCGGGTGGTGACGTGGATCTGGCGCAGGCCATTCTCGGGCGAGAGCGGCTGGCCGTCATCGGACAGTTCGAAGAACCCACCCTTGGGATTGAGCGAGGCTGCCTCGAAGAAGTCGAACAGCCGGCTCGCCTGCGTCATCAGATATTGGCGGTGGAACGGGCGCTTCTGCCATGCCCCCCAATTGGTTTCCGGCAGGCGATTGGGGTCGTTGGTCATGCTGGCTCCCTTCCGGCACTACCTGTTGCCGGCCATATCAACAGCCTTCTAGCCAAACAATCGCATCGTTGCAATTTCTCGCGACCGGTGCCGAGCCGACATCTGGAGTGCCCCCGCCAACGGTGATATTCTGCCAGGCCTCCACAGGAGATTGGCGCCATGTCTTTCAATAGAGCCTTGGTTTCTTTTTCCGACAGTCCTCAAAATGGCCGCGCCCCGCATGGGAGCCCCGTTCTGGTCCACGTCACTGCCGCGCAGACCGACGGCACGATCGGCATTTGGGAAAATTTTGTCGCCCCGGGCAAGGGACCCACGCCCCATACGCACACCAGGGAAACCGAGGTCTTCCGCGTTATCGAGGGGACATTCCGCTTCTGGTGCGGTGAAGATAGCTTTGAGGGCGGCGCGGGAACCGTCGTGACGCTGCCGCCCAATGTTCTCCATCACTGGGTCAACATTGGCGAAACAACCGGACGCATGATGGGTATTGTCAGTCCTGGCGGAGCGGAGCGCTTGTTCCTGGAACTGGCAGCCATCGTCAATCCGACGCCCGAGGATATTGCCCGCGTGGAGCAGAGCCTGGGGATCACCAGCCACTGATCTGTTGCGAAAAGCCTGGCTCGGACGCAGACCGCGCCCCTCGGTCACGCCCGGGCGTACCACGCCTCCACCCGGCCAACCTCCTCGGCTGATCCCAGGATCACCGGAACTCGCTGGTGAATGCCGGTCGGCTGCACATCGAGAATCCCTTGCCTGCCAGTCGTCGATGCGCCCCCCGCGCCTGCGACCAGCCAGGCCATCGGATTGGCCTCGTAGAGCAGCCGCAGCCGCCCGCCCTTGCTCGCCGTCTCGCTGTCGAGCGGGTAGAGGAAGATGCCGCCGCGCATCAGGATGCGGTGCACGTCGGCCACCATCGAGCCCACCCAGCGCATATTGTAGCGCTTGCCCGCCGGCCCGGTTTCGCCCGCCACGCTTTCGCGCACATAGCCGATGGTCGCCGCGTCCCAGAAGCGTTCCCGCGCCGTGTTGATGGCAAATTCGCCCGACGCAGCAGGGATGATCGCGGCGGAAACCGTCTGCTGCCACTGGCCATTCGCATCGAGCGTGAAGACGCTTGTGTCGCCCGCGATGCGAATGACAAGGCTCGTCGCCGGCCCATAGGCGACATATCCGGCCGCCAACTGGGCCTCGCCCTTCTGCAAGAGGCCACCGGCGCTGGCCAGCACCGAAAAAATCGTGCCCACGGTAACGTTTACGTCGAGATTTGAAGATCCATCCAGGGGGTCAGTGGCGATAATGAACCGTCCCTGACTCGACATTTCAACGGCTTCATCCAGCTCCTCAGAAACCAGAATCGAAATGGCCGGATTTGCCCGCAAGTGATTCAAAACTATGTCGTTTGAAATCACGTCGAGCGCCTTCTGGGCCTCGCCTTGCACATTGTCCGAGCCCGCGAGGCCGGTTTGCCCCGCAATGGGCGCCTGGCGCAACACCGACGCGATTTCGGCCCCTGCCGCCGCCATGGATTTGATGGTCGAGCCAAGCTCCCGGTCCGTCGTCTGGGTGTCGAGCCATTGGGCGAGGTCGGTCATCGGCAGGTCTCCATCTTTGCCACCCACAAGCCCCAATCGTCTCAGCCATACAAGGCCGACTTTCGGGTGACTGCCGCCCGGCAAGGCAATCCGGGGGAGGGGGCCCAACAACATGTCTGCCGTCCGGCCGCCTACCCCTCCCGCGCCAGGTCGGTCAGCAGGCCCGCCGCCACGCTGAGCCGCGACACTGTTATGCCGCCCTCGGTCAACTCCTTTACCGCCGCAACAGTCCGCGCCACGGCAACCGAACGCTGGGCGATGAAGTCGCTGACCGTCCCGGCAGACAACACATCCGACGTCAGGTCGCGCAGCGCCCGCATCAGGTTGGCGAGCGCGCGGTCCAGCGCCATGCGGTCGAACCGGTCGCCCAGGACGATGGCGCGGCCGGCCTCGATGATGCGGAACAGGTCGAACAGTCCCGCGACGCCAAAATAGGCGCGGGCCGCCACCAGCACGTCCACGCCGCTGCGCTCGGCGACCAGCACGATGTCGCTGGCATGGCTGAGGAAGGGCAGTTCTCCGATGCGCTGGGCCAGCTCGGCCGGTACCCCGTGTGCGATCAGACCGCTCACGCGGACATCGAGCGCCGCCTGCTGGTCGTCCGGCAACAGGCCCTTGGCTGCAGCCAGGCGAACAACCCCGTCGCGATGCCGCTCGACCAATGCGGCAAGGCCGCCGGTCACCGAGCCGTTGCGCAGGAACCAAAGCGCTTCCTGCCGCAGCAAGGCCTCGACCTGGGCATAGAGCGAAAGCTGCACTGAACCAGGGACCGCCCCATCGAGGGCGTCGATTTCGGCATTGAGGGGCGTCAGGCCATAGGCGTCACGGACCGCGGCATAGGCCAGCGCCACCTCGCCGGCACTGGCGCTGGTGGCTGCGGTCAGCTCCGAAACGAAGGCCGGGCCGCCGCGATTGATCATCGCATTGGCGAGCACCGTGGCCACGACTTCGCGCTTCAGCCGGTGGTTCTCGACAGCCTCGCCATAGGCCCGGTGCAGCGTTTCCGGGAAATAGCGGAACAGTTCGCCTGACAGATAGGGATCGTCGATCGCCGTACCCCTCAGCAGGTCGTCGAACAATGTCAGTTTTGCATAGGCCAGGATTACTGCCAGCTCCGGGCGTGTCAGCCCCTTGCCCTCTGCGGCCCGCAGGTCGAGGGTCGCATCGGTCGGTAGAAACTCCACTGCCCGGTTGAGCAGGCCGCGAGCCTCAAGGCCCTCGATCAGCACGCGATGGTCGGGCAGCTCCGCCAGGCCCGCGCGCTCTGCCAGCGAAATCGCCAGGGTCTGAAGATAATTGTTCCTCAGGCACAGCGCCGCCACCTCTTCGGTCATCGAGGCGAGGAAGATGTTGCGCTCCTCCATGCTGAGCTGGCCCGAGGCGACCACGGGCGCCAGCGCGATCTTGATGTTGACCTCGAGGTCCGAGGAATTGACGCCCGCCGAATTGTCGATGGCATCGGTGTTGATACGGCCGCCATTGAGGGCATAGGCAATGCGCCCACGCTGCGTCACCCCCAGGTTTGCGCCTTCGCCAACGACCTTGGCCCGCACCTGGCTGGCGGCGACGCGGATCGCGTCATTGGCCCGGTCGCCGACCTTGGCGTCGTCCTCGTCGGTCGCCTTGATATAGGTGCCGATGCCGCCGAACCACAGCAGGTCCACATGCGCGGTGAGGATCGCCCGCATGACCTCCGCGGGCGTCGCCGCGTCCGCTTCGAGGCTGAGCAGGGCCTTCATTTCGGGGCTGAGCGGAATGGATTTGAGCGCGCGCGAAAATATCCCGCCGCCCCGCGAGATCAGGCCTTTCTCATAGTCCTGCCAGCTCGACCGCGGCAGGGCGAACAGCCGTTCCCTCTCGGCATAGCTTGCGGCCGCATCAGGATCGGGATCGATGAAGATGTCGCGATGGTCGAACGCCGCCACCAGGCGGATTTCGCGGGAGAGCAGCATGCCATTGCCAAACACGTCGCCGCTCATGTCGCCCACGCCCGCCACGGTGAACGCCTCGGTCTGGATATTGTGGTCCATCTCGCGGAAATGCCGCTTCACTGCCTCCCAGCCGCCGCGGGCGGTGATCCCCATCTTCTTGTGGTCGTAACCGGCCGAACCGCCCGAGGCGAAAGCATCGCCCAGCCAGAAGCCGCGCCCGGTCGCAATGGAATTGGCAAGGTCGGAAAAGCTCGCCGTGCCCTTGTCGGCCGCCACCACGAGATAGGGATCGTCGCCATCGCGGCGAATTGTACTGGCCGGGGGGACGACTTCGCCGGCTATCAGATTGTCGGTGACGTCGAGCAGCGCGCCGATGAACACCTTGTAGCTCTCCGTACCCTCCGCCAGCCAGGCCTCGCGGGCCATGCCGGCGCTCAGCCGCTTGGGCACGAACCCGCCCTTTGCTCCCACCGGCACGATGACGGCGTTCTTGACCTGCTGCGCCTTGACCAGCCCCAGCACCTCGGTGCGGAAGTCTTCCGGCCGGTCCGACCAGCGGATGCCGCCGCGTGCGATCGCCCCGAAACGCAGATGCACCCCCTCCACCCGCGGCGAATAGACCGAAATCTCGCGATAGGGCCGGGGCGCCACCATCCCCTCGACCTTGCTGCAATCGAACTTGATCGCCAGTGCCGGGCGCCGTCCGCCATGGGTGTCGCGCTGCCAGGCATTGGTGCGCAGCGAAGCCTCGATCAGGTTCTGGAACCGCCGCACGATCGTGTCTTCATCAAGCGAGGAGATCTGGTCGAGCTGCGCCGCAATCGCCGCCCGCGCCGCATCGGCCGCCGCTTCGCGGTCGGTTCCGGCCGGGTCATGCAGTGCCGCAAACAGGGCCACGAGGCCCCGCGCCGCCTCCCGCTGGCTCACCATCACCTGAGCGATATAGCGCTGCGAATAGGAGGTCCCGACCTGCCTGAGATAGCGCGACAGCGCCCTCAGCAGCGCCGCCTGGCTCCAGTCGAGCCCGGCCAGCGTCACCAGCGTATTGAGCTGGTCGCTTTCCGCATCCCCCGTCCAGACTGCCATCAGGCCGGCTTCGATGGCGCGCGCCCGGGTGAGGACGTCGCCGCCGCCGTCCTCGCCCACCTCGAGCACCATGTCGTGCAGATAGCGCTCGACCCCGTCGCGCGGGACGATCGTATAGGTCCGCTCGTCGATCACCCGGAAGCCGAAATGCTCCAGCATCGGCACCCGGTCCGACAGCGGAATGGCGGTGCCCTCATGGTAAAATTTGAGCCCGAGCGTGCCATCTGCGCCGCTGCGCCTGGCAAGCCGAATGGCAATGCCGTCATCGCCAAGCCCGTTGAACACGCCGATATCGCGCAGCGCGTCCTCGGCGTCGTTGCGGCTCTGATAGGCGCCCGAAAAGGCCTGCTTCCAGTCGCTGACCAGGCCCGGCTCCGGCGCCGCCGCCATCAGCATGTCGGAAAAATCGTGCGTCAGCGCCTCGACGCCGGTTTCCAGCGCCCGCCGCTCCGGCTGCGGCGTCGGCCCCCCATTGCGCCCGATGATTACGTGCAGGCGCACCAGTTCCCCCTCAGGGAAGTGCGGATAATAGGCCGAGACCCGCCCGTCATAGAGATCGGCCAAATAGCGGGTGATCCGGGCCCGCACATTGCCGTCATAGCGGTCGCGCGGCACATAGACGAGAATGGACACGAAATTGTCGAACCGGTCGATGCGCGGCAGCACGCGCACCCGCGGCCGGTCGTAGAGCCCGGCAATAGCCTCGGCGAACTCGGCCAGTTGCGGCGTGTCGATCTGGAACAATTCGTCGCGTGGATAGCTGTCCAGCGCGCCCAGCAGCGTGCGCCCGGCATGGCCCAGCGGATCGACACCCGATTGGCGCATCACCTCGGCGATCTTGCGGCGGATCAGCGGCACTTCCGTATGCGGCGTCGCCAGCGCCTGCGCCGTATAGAGGCCCACCACGCGCAATTCGCCATTCGCCTTGCCGTCCGGCCCGAACAGCTTGATGCCCACATAATCCATATGGGCGCGCCGATGGACGCGGGCGCGGACATTAGCCTTGGTCACCAGCAGCGGATCGGGCCCCTGCACGAAGGCCACCAATTGCGGCGTGCTTTCCACATAATGCGGCCCGCTCCGCAGCACCCGCAGATCTTCGTCGCGCAGGATGCCCAGGCCCGTGCCGGGAACCGGCACCAGCTCGTCCCCCTCAAGCCGATATTCGCGCATTCCCAGGAAGGTATAATTGTGCTCGATCAGCCATTCCACGAAGCGCGCCGCTTCCTCACGCTGCGCCGGCTTGAGCACGTCGAGCCCCGCCGTAGCGCGCCGGACGCGGTCGAGCATGGGCTGCCAGTCCCCCACCGCATTGGCCACGTCCTTGAGCGTCGCCTCCAGCTCGGCAACCAGCGCATCCGGATCGGCGACTGGATCGCTCTGGATATGCAGCACGCTGACCGCGGTGCCGCCTTCCGAAACGACCTGCCCCTGGGCCACGCGCAGCACCGGATGCGCGAACAGGCGGATGGCGCCACCCATGGCGCGCAGCGCCGCCAGGGCGCTGTCGACGATGAAGGGCATGTCCGGCGAGAGGATGTCGAGCACCAGCGGGGCCCCGGTTACCACCGGTGGCGTCGCCAGCACGCGTGTCGAATCCACGGGTCCCGACAGCAGCCGCCCATGGCTGGTCGCGAGCGCATCGATAAGGGCATCCGGGTCCTGGCGGGAAAGATCGTCGGGGTCGATGGCCGCAATGGCCCGGCTCAGGAACAGCAGGAGGCTTTCATTGTCACTTGCCCTGGACCGCGCCCGTTCACGATACTGCGCCTCAACCGCCGTCGTCATGCCCTGCTCCCTGTGACTCGCATGGCGCTACCTTAGGCGGCGCAGATGACACTGTCTGTACCCCTTGGGTTGAATGCCGGCAGGGTGGGCAGGCGCCCCCGGCAGCTTTATTTCATGAAATCGTCACAACGCGGCAAAGCGTTTCCCTTGCGGACGGGTCCGGGGTTGGTTTACCACTTGTTAAACTCTATCAATCTGGTAGTCTTTGCCTACGTCACAACGCAGGTGCATGCATGCCCAAACTGTCTCAGTACGTTTCCTATGCGGCGCTCATCGCCGCCCTGTTCTTTGGATTTGTCGTCACGGTCCATGTCGGCATGTCGTTCTGATCCAGCATTCACCAATATAAAAACGTCAGCAATGGCGGCCAATCGGCCGCCATTTTCATTTTCGCCAAAGAATGTTTCCATTTCCGAAAGTACAGGTGCGGCGCATTTCTGAAGTATGACGCCTTTTATCCGAAAAGAATTTCATTCTCAGCCTGCACCGCGCCCTGTGGGCAAAAATGATTTTTCATCCAGCCCATCATGGCGCAATGGATATTTCCTGCGGCCCGTCCTCCGCAACATACCCGCGCCTTGCGATACTATACCAATTTGGTAGCGTATTAGGGTCATCAACGGGAGGGTTTCCGATGAAAACTGCTGCTCGCATCCTGGCCTGTGCCGGCCTGGTCGCCGCTTTGGCGTTCAGTACAATCGTCACTGTCGCGGCCCAGTCGCGCACGCTGATCAATGTCAGCTACGATCCCACGCGGGAATTCTACGAGGCCTTCAACCAGGCCTTCGTCACCCACTGGCAGGCGCTGACCGGGGAGGCCGTCGCCGTTCAGACCACCCATGGTGGTTCGGGCGCCCAGGCCCGCTCAGTCATCGAAGGCCTGCCCGCCGATGTCGTGACGCTGGCGCTCGAAAGCGACATCAACGCCATTGCCGACCACACCGGCAGGATCCGGTCCGACTGGCGCGGCACGCTGCCCCATGACAATGCCCCTTACACCTCGACCATCGTCTTCCTGGTGCGCAAGGGCAACCCGAGGCAGATTGCGGATTGGGACGACCTTGTCGCCGATGGCGTGCAGGTGATTACCCCCAATCCCAAGACCTCGGGCGGGGCGCGCTGGAATGTCCTGGCCGCCTGGGCCTGGGCCCTGGCGCAGCCGGGCGGGAATGAGGAGACGGCCCGGGACTATCTCGCCCGCCTGTTCAGCAATGTGCCCGTGCTGGATACCGGCGCGCGTGCAGCGACGATCACCTTTGCCCAGCGTGGCCTTGGCGATGTGCTGATCGCCTGGGAAAACGAGGCTCTGCTCACCCTGGCCGAACTCGGCGCCGACAAGTTCGAGATCGTCACCCCCTCCGTGTCGATCCTGGCCGAGCCTTCCGTCGCCATAGTCGATGCCAATGTGGATGCGCGTGGAACGCGGGACCTGGCCCAGGCCTATCTCGAATATCTATACTCGCCCGAGGGGCAGTCACTGGCTGCCAGCCATTATTTCCGCCCTGCCGATCCCAGCGCGGTTGAACCGCAAGCCCTCTCGGTCTTCGCCGATCTGGACCTCAGGCGTGTCGATGATTTTGGCGGCTGGCGTCAGGTGCAGCAACGCTTCTTCGATGAAGGCGGCATTTTCGACCAGGTCTTCGAGGGCAATTTCTAGGCGGTCATTCCAAGGTGTCCCGCCGCTCCTCAAGCGGCGGGCGCCTAATGCAGCGTGGCTGGTTCGATGGGCGTTGCCGAGCCGTCGCCGATTTGTGGTCCCGCCCAGAACACCACATAGAGCAGGTCCTTGCCGCTGGCATCGGTGATCTCGATGGAGCGTGGCGCATCCATTTCGCCGCCTTCCCCCGCCACCTTTTCGATGATCGCGCGCCCCATCTCGGCCGCCGACTGCTCGGCTGCCTCCAGATTGGCGTGTTCGCTGCCCTTGTCGTCGCGGATCAGGGCGTCATCGGTGCGGTAGTGGAAGTAATAGCGTGGCAAGGTCGATCCCCGTTCTCCGGGTTAAACGGCGAAGGGCGGCAAACGTTGCGCCAAATCACCTGTCTTGCAGTGTGGCATCTCGCCTGCGGTCAGTCGACCCCGTGCAGGGCCTGGTAGCCATGCCTGTGCCACAGTAGAGGGCTGCGGCTGGTATCGGTCTCGGCGTCCACGATGGCGCCCGCAAACAAGACATGCGTACCGGTTTCCATGGCGCCGATCACGTCGCAGTCGAGTGCCGTTACCGCGCCCCTGAGCTTGGGCTGTCCCGATGGCCACGCCTCCCACCCGCCATCCGCAAAACGCTTTTCGGGTGGAACCTGTCCGGCAAACGCGTCGGCAATCTGCTGCTGGTCCGTGGCCAGCATGGCCAGGGAAAACCCGCCGGTCTTGGCAATCACATCGGCCAGCCGGCTGACGATGTCGATGGACACGAGAATGGCAGGAGGCTGCGCCGACAGCGACAGCACCGATGTCGCCGTCCGGCCCACGCGCTCCGTGCCGCGCCTGGCCGCCACCACATGCACGCTCGATGCCAGTCCCGACATGGCGGCGCGAAATTCCGCATCGCTCACCGTGGGTCGGCGGAGCGGGCGCAAGGCCATGCTGTCGGGCAGATCGAAATCGGGCATCAGACTAGTCATTATCGATTGTAACCCAGTGGAGCAAATGCGCGGGCAACATTCAAAGGCGATCACCGCACCGCATCCTCTCCATTGACGTGAGGTTGGGAGGCGGTGGACGGGGAGGTTGGGGGTGCGCCACGCGCTCACCCCCCGATTGGGCTTCGGTGTTCCCCACCCGGCTCTCCGCAGGGAAGGGTTGGGCATCAGGCCGCCGAAATCGCCTCACCCCAGATTGGCTTCGGCAAACTCGTAATTGGCGAGCTTGTCGAGGAAATTGCTCACATAGTCCGGGCGCCGGTTGCGGAAGTCCACATAATAGGCGTGCTCCCACACATCCAGGCCCAGCAGCACCTTGCCTTCGCCGGTCGCCAGCGGGTTGGAGCCGTTGGGCGTCTTGGTCGTCTTGAGCTTGCCGTCAGTGCCCAGCACCAGCCAGGCCCAGCCGGAGCCGAACTGGGTGGTGGCGGCGGTCTTGAAACTGTCCTTGAACGCGTCCACCGAGCCGAAATCCTCGACGATCTTGGCTTCGAGCTTTCCGGGCAGCGCGCCGCCATTGGGGCTCAGCGCCTGCCAGAAATGCACATGATTCCAGTGCTGCCCGGCATTGTTGAACACCGGTGCCAGATCCGGCTTGTCCTTGGCAAAGGCGACAATCTGCTCCAGCGACTGGCCGGCCAGTTCGGGATATTTCTCCACAAAGCCATTGAGCGCCGTAACATAGGCCTGATGGTGCTTGCCATGGTGCAGTTCCAGGGTTTCCTGGCTCATGCCGCGCTCGGCAAGGGCGGCTGGCGAATAGGGCAGGGCGGGAAGCGAGAAGGTCATTTCGGGGTCCTTTCGGCACCGGCTTGCAAGAACTGGCAAGGCGGGTTAATTTCCAAGCAATGACTTTGAAAACTCTTTCCGCAGATATGTCAAGTTCGGCCTTGGAAAATTCGGCCTGGTCACCGCGCAATCCGGCCGAGCGGATTCTCATGACCCTCAAGATGCAGGGCTCGCTGTCGGCGACGGCTCTGGGCGACAGGCTGGGGACGACCAGCGAGGCCGCCCGTCAGCAATTGGCGCGGCTGGCCGAGGAAGGCCTGGTCGAGGCGCGCAGCGCGTCGGCGGGTGTGGGGCGGCCGACGCAGCTCTGGAGCCTGACGCCCACGGCCCAGTCCCGTTTCCCCGATACCCATGCCGCCCTGACGGTACAATTGCTCGACATCGTCCGCAGCCGCCTTGGCGATGATGCGCTCGATGCCATCATCTCCGTCCGCGAAGCCGAGACCCGCTCCGCCTATGTGGCGGCCGTCGAGCCGGCGCCCGATCTCAAGTCGCGGGTCGCCGCGCTGGCGGAACTGCGCAGCCAGGAAGGCTATATGGCCGCCTGGACCGAGCAGCCCGATGGCTCCCTGCTGCTGATTGAAAACCATTGCCCCATCTGCGCGGCCGCCACCGCGTGCCAGGGTTTCTGCCGCGCCGAACTCGAAGTGTTCCGCTCCGTGCTCGGCCCCGATGTCGAGGTCGAACGCCAGGATCACATTGTCTCGGGCGGCCGTCGCTGCACCTATTCCATCAAGGCCGTCACCCATGCATCCGCCTGATCGTCCGCCCGTTGGCACGCAATTGCATCGGATCGGCTGGGAGACGCCGGAGGGGCTCGACGAAGCCATGATCCGCGCCGTGGTCGACGAATTCTATGCCAGGGCGCGCCGTGACGATCTCATCGGCCCGGTGTTCAATCGCGTCATTGCCGATGCCGAATGGCCCGCCCATCTCGACAAGATCACCGACTTCTGGAGCTCCATGCTGCTCGGCACCGGACGCTATTCCGGCCGCCCCATGCCCCGGCACATGGCCATCCCCGAACTGGCCGATGCCCATTTCATGCGCTGGCTGCGCCTGTTCCGCGAAACGGTGGAAGAAATCTGTCCGCCCGATATTGCGGCTCTCTTTGTCGAGCGCTCCGAGCGCATCGGCAACTCCTTCCGCATGAATATCTCGATGCGCCGTGGCGAGGACATCACCCGGCTCGGCCCGCTGCAGCGTGAAGGATCGCCAGGCTGGAAGCCGCCCGCCTGAGTCAGCGCCAATCGGACAGGCTGGTGAGGAAGTCCAGCACGGCCCCATTGAACAGCGCCGGTCTTTGCACTGGCGCGAAATGGCTCACACCATCGAGCATCACGAGACGCGCGCCGGGGATGGTCTCTGCGATATAGCGGGCGTGCTCTGGCCGAATGAACTCGTCCCCGGCCGCCTGTGCTACCCAGACCGGCACGTCGATGCTGGCAAGGTCCGCCGCCGAATAGTC
It contains:
- a CDS encoding helix-turn-helix transcriptional regulator, with product MTLKMQGSLSATALGDRLGTTSEAARQQLARLAEEGLVEARSASAGVGRPTQLWSLTPTAQSRFPDTHAALTVQLLDIVRSRLGDDALDAIISVREAETRSAYVAAVEPAPDLKSRVAALAELRSQEGYMAAWTEQPDGSLLLIENHCPICAAATACQGFCRAELEVFRSVLGPDVEVERQDHIVSGGRRCTYSIKAVTHASA
- a CDS encoding group III truncated hemoglobin, yielding MHPPDRPPVGTQLHRIGWETPEGLDEAMIRAVVDEFYARARRDDLIGPVFNRVIADAEWPAHLDKITDFWSSMLLGTGRYSGRPMPRHMAIPELADAHFMRWLRLFRETVEEICPPDIAALFVERSERIGNSFRMNISMRRGEDITRLGPLQREGSPGWKPPA